One Pseudomonas sp. MH9.2 DNA segment encodes these proteins:
- a CDS encoding AlgP family protein, whose translation MSAQKKPVNTPLHLLQQLSSSLLEHLETACSQAMADAEKLLAKLEKQRGKAQEKLHKSRIKLQDAATAGKAKAQAKAKQGVSELEELLDALKSRQSETRTYILQLKRDAQESLKLAQGIGRVKEAVGKTLSLRDAKPVAVKASAPAAAKAPAKTAAAKAPVKAAAKAPVKAPAKPAVKASVVAAKPAVKAAAKPAAKKTVAATAAKPAAKPVVKPAVKAPVKAVAAKPAAKPALAKAPAARAPAKVVAKPAAVKPAAKPVAKPATPSASTTPTAVAPAAAPATGNVTPVSAS comes from the coding sequence ATGTCGGCCCAAAAGAAGCCAGTAAACACCCCATTGCATTTGCTCCAACAGCTCTCGAGCAGCCTGCTCGAACATCTTGAAACTGCTTGTTCCCAAGCGATGGCTGATGCTGAAAAATTGCTCGCCAAATTGGAAAAGCAACGCGGTAAAGCTCAAGAAAAACTGCACAAATCCCGTATCAAACTGCAGGATGCCGCTACCGCCGGTAAAGCCAAGGCGCAAGCCAAAGCCAAGCAGGGTGTGTCTGAACTTGAAGAGCTGCTCGATGCGCTGAAATCTCGTCAGTCCGAAACCCGCACTTACATTCTGCAGCTCAAGCGCGATGCTCAAGAGAGCCTGAAGCTGGCTCAGGGCATTGGTCGTGTCAAAGAGGCCGTGGGTAAAACCTTGAGCCTGCGTGATGCAAAACCGGTAGCCGTAAAAGCCTCTGCACCTGCAGCCGCCAAAGCTCCGGCTAAAACAGCCGCCGCGAAGGCTCCTGTAAAAGCGGCAGCAAAAGCTCCGGTCAAGGCGCCTGCCAAACCCGCTGTTAAAGCGTCCGTCGTAGCCGCCAAGCCAGCCGTAAAAGCTGCCGCCAAACCTGCCGCGAAAAAAACGGTTGCTGCAACCGCTGCTAAACCTGCTGCCAAGCCGGTCGTCAAACCTGCGGTCAAGGCACCTGTTAAAGCGGTCGCCGCCAAGCCGGCAGCCAAACCTGCTCTGGCTAAAGCGCCAGCTGCCAGGGCTCCCGCCAAAGTGGTTGCCAAGCCTGCTGCAGTGAAACCAGCCGCCAAGCCTGTTGCAAAACCTGCAACGCCGTCAGCGTCGACCACGCCGACTGCCGTTGCCCCTGCAGCAGCGCCAGCTACTGGCAACGTCACACCTGTCAGCGCTTCCTAA
- a CDS encoding FKBP-type peptidyl-prolyl cis-trans isomerase, which yields MSRYVLMSLFLLLPLAHAAETATPANDHDLAYSLGASLGERLRQEVPNLQLPALIEGLQRAYEGKPLALKDERIEQILRDHDASMAQAEDSPPPEPQSEIAMSSEQRFLDSEKAKPGVRVLEDGILLTELTPGNGPKPTTSDRVQVRYVGRLPDGTIFDQNSQPQWFRLDSVIAGWTSALQGMPVGAKWRLVIPSAQAYGAEGAGDLIDPYTPLVFDIELLGVAP from the coding sequence ATGTCGCGTTACGTATTAATGTCTCTGTTTCTCTTGCTACCACTCGCTCACGCTGCTGAAACTGCCACCCCTGCCAATGACCATGACCTGGCCTACAGTCTGGGCGCGAGCCTTGGCGAGCGCCTGCGCCAGGAGGTTCCGAACCTGCAGCTTCCGGCACTGATCGAAGGACTGCAGCGGGCCTATGAAGGCAAGCCGCTCGCGCTTAAAGATGAACGCATTGAACAGATACTCAGAGACCATGATGCCTCCATGGCGCAGGCAGAAGACAGTCCGCCACCAGAGCCGCAAAGCGAAATTGCGATGAGTTCCGAGCAACGCTTCCTGGACAGCGAAAAAGCCAAGCCGGGCGTTCGTGTCTTGGAGGACGGGATTCTGCTGACAGAGCTGACACCTGGCAACGGTCCAAAACCGACGACTTCGGACCGAGTGCAAGTGCGCTATGTAGGTCGGTTGCCGGATGGGACCATCTTCGATCAAAACAGCCAACCGCAATGGTTCCGCCTTGATAGCGTGATTGCTGGCTGGACCAGCGCATTGCAAGGCATGCCGGTAGGTGCGAAATGGCGGCTGGTCATTCCTTCCGCGCAAGCCTATGGCGCAGAGGGCGCCGGGGATCTGATTGATCCTTACACGCCGCTGGTGTTCGATATTGAGCTATTGGGTGTCGCTCCGTAA
- the rsd gene encoding sigma D regulator — protein sequence MLESCQNAQERWGGVNLLIDRWLQERHELVRAYGALGGTPEALADDRVSLQKFCEILVDYVSAGHFEVYEQLTNEAKAFGDERGLELAEKIYPRLDVITEVALAFNDRCDKGDCTDGEVVAVELKKLGGLLHERFELEDCLIEVLHTSHEIKDVAQA from the coding sequence ATGTTGGAAAGTTGTCAGAATGCTCAGGAGCGTTGGGGCGGGGTCAATCTGCTGATCGATCGCTGGTTGCAGGAGCGTCACGAGCTGGTTCGAGCCTACGGTGCTCTCGGCGGGACGCCCGAGGCGTTGGCGGATGACCGCGTATCATTGCAGAAATTCTGCGAAATTCTGGTCGATTACGTTTCAGCGGGGCATTTCGAGGTCTACGAACAGCTGACCAATGAGGCCAAGGCCTTCGGCGATGAGCGTGGCCTTGAGTTGGCCGAAAAGATTTATCCGCGCCTGGATGTCATCACTGAAGTGGCGTTGGCGTTCAATGATCGCTGCGACAAAGGCGATTGTACCGATGGCGAAGTCGTTGCCGTTGAGCTCAAGAAGCTGGGCGGTCTACTGCATGAACGCTTCGAACTCGAAGACTGCCTGATCGAAGTGCTGCATACATCCCATGAAATAAAAGACGTGGCCCAAGCCTGA
- a CDS encoding disulfide bond formation protein B has protein sequence MHLARSRSLFLLAFIASVFVTCVALYLEYGVGLRPCSLCILQRAFLITFGVVCLVAVVHSPDKAGWRMYSFIALLCALSGAVAAGSQVLLQSPLRGDVAACLQAQNASQEAMPLFLAQAFECAAGCTEIHWSLLGMSVAEWSLLAFAGMIFFAAYPLFQRVGVGANDAQEA, from the coding sequence ATGCACCTGGCCCGCTCGCGTTCTCTGTTCCTCTTGGCATTTATTGCCAGTGTGTTTGTCACTTGCGTAGCGTTATATCTGGAGTATGGCGTAGGGCTTCGGCCCTGCTCGCTGTGTATCCTGCAGCGCGCCTTTTTGATCACTTTCGGTGTCGTCTGCCTGGTCGCGGTTGTACATTCGCCTGATAAGGCCGGTTGGCGGATGTACTCGTTTATCGCCTTGCTCTGCGCCCTTTCGGGGGCGGTGGCGGCGGGGAGCCAGGTCTTACTGCAAAGCCCGCTTCGGGGCGACGTGGCGGCCTGCCTGCAAGCGCAGAACGCTTCGCAGGAGGCGATGCCCCTGTTCCTTGCGCAGGCATTTGAATGCGCCGCCGGCTGTACTGAAATCCATTGGTCGCTGCTGGGTATGAGCGTTGCCGAATGGAGCCTTTTGGCGTTCGCCGGCATGATTTTTTTTGCGGCTTACCCGTTGTTTCAGCGCGTCGGCGTCGGCGCGAACGATGCACAGGAAGCCTGA